From Streptomyces sp. CMB-StM0423, a single genomic window includes:
- a CDS encoding 2-amino-3,7-dideoxy-D-threo-hept-6-ulosonate synthase: MALLHASFGRGLRLRRLFRHGDGRLLVVPLDHSVTDGPLRPGELDPLLGELAGTGVDAVVLHKGTLRHLDHGWFGGMSLILHLNASTRHAPDPDAKYLVAHVEEALRAGADAVSVHVNLGSRQEARQVADLAAVAGECDRWNVPLLAMVYARGPEIGDAHAPDLVAHAALLAADLGADVVKTDYAGTPEEMADVVRACPIPVIVAGGPRAADPDAVLSFVSDALRGGAAGVAMGRNVFQAEKPGRMAASIARLVHTAVPPPGRTGISGGTPANEGVAGGGDRLALTP; this comes from the coding sequence GTGGCTCTACTCCACGCTTCTTTCGGCCGCGGGCTGCGCCTGCGACGCCTCTTCCGGCACGGCGACGGGCGGCTGCTCGTCGTCCCCCTCGACCACTCCGTCACCGACGGGCCGCTGCGCCCGGGCGAGCTGGACCCGCTGCTGGGCGAGCTGGCCGGCACCGGCGTCGACGCCGTCGTGCTGCACAAGGGCACGCTGCGCCACCTCGACCACGGCTGGTTCGGCGGCATGTCGCTGATCCTGCATCTGAACGCGAGCACCAGGCACGCCCCGGATCCGGACGCCAAGTACCTGGTCGCGCACGTCGAGGAGGCGCTGCGGGCGGGCGCGGACGCCGTCAGCGTGCACGTCAACCTCGGCTCCCGCCAGGAGGCCCGGCAGGTCGCCGACCTGGCCGCGGTGGCGGGGGAGTGCGACCGCTGGAACGTACCGCTGCTGGCCATGGTCTACGCCCGCGGGCCGGAGATCGGTGACGCGCACGCGCCGGACCTGGTGGCGCACGCCGCGCTGCTCGCCGCCGACCTCGGCGCCGACGTCGTCAAGACCGACTACGCGGGCACGCCAGAGGAGATGGCCGACGTCGTACGGGCCTGCCCGATCCCGGTGATCGTGGCCGGCGGCCCGCGCGCGGCCGACCCGGACGCCGTGCTGTCGTTCGTCTCCGACGCGCTGCGCGGCGGCGCGGCCGGGGTGGCGATGGGGCGCAACGTCTTCCAGGCCGAGAAGCCCGGCCGGATGGCCGCGTCGATCGCCCGGCTGGTGCACACGGCCGTGCCGCCTCCGGGGCGTACCGGCATCAGTGGGGGTACCCCCGCCAATGAGGGCGTGGCCGGCGGGGGAGACCGGCTCGCGCTCACCCCGTGA
- a CDS encoding amidohydrolase family protein encodes MTAQPVLDFHVRLAPRPGAAARLLAALDDCGLARAVVCAGGTIDLDTLARQLTDGGHVETDADNDAVLAACAGTDRRLVPFWFANPHRPPGAYRERAAEFRGLEVSPAVHGVALTDPRVTALVEVAADNGHPVYTVCLARPGAGVADLVSLARRFPQTDFVLGHSGIGNIDFHALALIRDEPNILLETSGGYTCVAEAAIDRLGAARVVFGSEYPLQHPAVELAKFTAIATTPADWRQIAWENAHRLLGEEKP; translated from the coding sequence ATGACCGCACAGCCCGTGCTGGACTTCCACGTACGCCTCGCGCCCCGGCCGGGCGCCGCCGCGCGGCTGCTGGCGGCGCTGGACGACTGCGGCCTGGCGCGCGCGGTGGTCTGCGCCGGCGGCACGATCGACCTCGACACGCTCGCCCGGCAGTTGACCGACGGCGGGCACGTCGAGACCGACGCCGACAACGACGCCGTGCTGGCGGCCTGCGCGGGTACTGACAGGCGGCTGGTGCCGTTCTGGTTCGCCAACCCGCACCGCCCGCCCGGCGCGTACCGGGAGCGGGCGGCGGAGTTCCGCGGCCTGGAGGTCTCGCCCGCGGTGCACGGCGTGGCGCTCACCGACCCGCGCGTGACCGCCCTGGTGGAGGTGGCCGCCGACAACGGCCACCCCGTCTACACCGTGTGCCTCGCCCGCCCCGGCGCGGGCGTCGCCGACCTCGTCTCCCTGGCCCGCCGGTTCCCGCAAACCGACTTCGTGCTCGGGCACAGCGGCATCGGCAACATCGACTTCCACGCCCTCGCCCTGATCCGCGACGAGCCCAACATCCTGCTGGAGACCTCCGGCGGCTACACCTGCGTGGCCGAGGCGGCGATCGACCGGCTGGGTGCCGCGCGCGTGGTGTTCGGCTCCGAGTACCCGCTCCAGCACCCGGCCGTGGAACTCGCCAAGTTCACGGCGATCGCCACCACGCCCGCGGACTGGCGGCAGATCGCCTGGGAGAACGCACACCGACTACTGGGGGAGGAGAAACCGTGA
- a CDS encoding sensor histidine kinase, with amino-acid sequence MSARLSKVWARARSLVIAVCVAAVLLITALSGDHAATKLDLLGYGLLVTSGLALAGSARAPVPILAVTALCVVGYNAAGFDVPAVAYLFAVYAAVRSGHRIVTVGVSVGLVLSLPYAVMAYPGDGAGDAYAQARGVLELAWLVAAGAAGEALRQATQRADEAERTREETARLRASEERLHIARELHDSLTHQISIIKVQSEVAVHLARKRGEDVPESLLAIQEAGREATRELRATLETLRDDEEQAPAHGLDRVPELVERTHGIGLHTTLTIEGQRHEVPEAVGRTAYRIVQESLTNTARHAAASTASIRISYRPDALAIRIDDDGTARPGTAPKPGVGLLGMRERVAALGGSLRAEPRTEGGFTVQAELPVARIP; translated from the coding sequence ATGAGCGCCCGGCTGTCCAAGGTCTGGGCCCGGGCGAGAAGCCTGGTGATCGCGGTCTGTGTGGCGGCCGTGCTCCTGATCACCGCGCTCTCCGGGGACCATGCCGCCACGAAACTCGACCTGCTCGGCTACGGGCTGCTGGTGACCAGCGGCCTCGCGCTGGCCGGCAGCGCACGCGCCCCCGTGCCGATCCTCGCCGTGACCGCGCTGTGCGTGGTGGGCTACAACGCGGCAGGTTTCGACGTGCCCGCCGTGGCCTACCTGTTCGCCGTCTACGCCGCCGTGCGCTCCGGGCACCGGATCGTCACGGTCGGGGTGAGCGTCGGGCTGGTGCTCAGCCTCCCGTACGCCGTGATGGCCTACCCGGGCGACGGCGCGGGCGACGCCTACGCGCAGGCCCGCGGCGTGCTCGAACTCGCCTGGCTGGTCGCCGCGGGCGCCGCGGGCGAGGCGCTGCGGCAGGCCACGCAGCGGGCGGACGAGGCCGAGCGCACCCGGGAGGAGACCGCCCGGCTGCGCGCGAGCGAGGAACGGCTGCACATAGCGCGGGAGTTGCACGACTCGCTCACCCACCAGATCTCCATCATCAAGGTGCAGTCCGAGGTCGCCGTCCATCTGGCGCGCAAGCGCGGCGAGGACGTCCCCGAGTCGCTGCTCGCCATCCAGGAGGCGGGCCGGGAGGCGACCCGGGAGCTGCGCGCGACGCTGGAGACGCTGCGCGACGACGAGGAACAGGCCCCGGCGCACGGGCTCGACCGGGTGCCGGAGCTGGTGGAGCGCACCCACGGGATAGGGCTGCACACGACGCTCACCATCGAGGGGCAGCGGCACGAGGTGCCCGAGGCGGTGGGCCGTACCGCCTACCGCATCGTGCAGGAGTCGCTGACCAACACCGCCCGGCACGCCGCGGCCTCCACCGCCTCGATCCGTATCTCCTACCGCCCCGACGCCCTCGCCATCCGCATCGACGACGACGGGACCGCCCGGCCGGGCACCGCGCCCAAGCCCGGCGTCGGCCTGCTGGGGATGCGCGAGCGCGTCGCCGCCCTCGGCGGCAGCCTGCGCGCAGAGCCGCGCACCGAGGGCGGCTTCACCGTCCAGGCCGAACTACCCGTGGCGAGAATCCCGTGA
- a CDS encoding response regulator — protein MIRVLMLDDQPLLRSGFRALLDAEDDIEVVAEAGDGKEGLALAREHLPDLALVDLSMPVMDGIETTRRIAADPALAHIHVVILTNYGLDENVFNALRAGAAGFLVKDILPEDLLHAVRVAARGDALLAPSITRRLINKYVSQPPLDPSAVRGLEELTNRERESVALAAQGLSNDQIADRMVISPLTAKTHINRAMFKLHARDRAQLVVIAYESGLVTPRGR, from the coding sequence GTGATCCGTGTGCTGATGCTCGACGACCAGCCGCTGCTGCGCAGCGGGTTCCGCGCGCTGCTCGACGCCGAGGACGACATCGAGGTGGTGGCGGAGGCGGGCGACGGCAAGGAAGGGCTGGCGCTGGCGCGGGAGCACCTGCCGGACCTCGCGCTGGTGGACCTGTCGATGCCGGTGATGGACGGCATCGAGACGACCAGGCGGATCGCCGCGGACCCGGCGCTCGCCCACATCCACGTGGTGATCCTGACCAACTACGGCCTGGACGAGAACGTGTTCAACGCGCTGCGGGCGGGCGCGGCCGGGTTCCTGGTCAAGGACATCCTGCCCGAGGACCTGCTGCACGCCGTCCGCGTGGCCGCCCGCGGCGACGCACTGCTGGCGCCGTCGATCACCCGCAGGCTGATCAACAAGTACGTGTCCCAGCCCCCGCTGGACCCCTCCGCCGTCCGCGGCCTGGAGGAGCTGACCAACCGGGAGCGGGAGTCCGTCGCTCTGGCCGCGCAGGGTCTCTCCAACGACCAGATCGCCGACCGCATGGTGATCAGCCCGCTGACCGCGAAGACCCATATCAACCGGGCGATGTTCAAGCTGCACGCGCGCGACCGCGCCCAACTGGTCGTCATCGCCTACGAGTCGGGCCTGGTGACCCCGCGCGGCCGGTGA
- a CDS encoding aspartate kinase, with protein MAVLVQKYGGTSLQTLDRVRRAALRIEEAWRRGPSVAVVVSARGGRTDELLRLAADVGAPAASRELDQLLAVGEAESAALMALTLGAMGVPAVSLTGAQAGIRTTDRHGDALVSGIGAERVRAALAGGRVAVVTGFQGVDGAGDVATLGRGGSDTTAVALAARLRAATCEIYTDVDGVFTADPRVLPAARCLPWVDPGVMAEMAFAGARVLHTRCIELAAMEGVEVRVRNVSSQAPGTTVAERQDDRPLETRRAVVAVTHDTDVARVLVHCRDSRRDLAPDVFDVLAARGTVVDLVARSGPYENEFRMGFTIRRSEAGRVREALHEVAASFGGGVHFDMDVGKVSVVGMGLLSRPEYAARLMAALAAAGIPTSWISTSQTRLSVIVPRERTADAVETLHRAFDLGGPPPDGAAPAASGRSATV; from the coding sequence GTGGCTGTGCTCGTCCAGAAATACGGCGGTACCTCGTTGCAGACGCTCGACCGCGTCCGCCGCGCCGCCCTGCGCATCGAGGAGGCGTGGCGGCGCGGCCCGTCGGTGGCCGTGGTCGTCTCCGCCCGCGGCGGCCGTACCGACGAACTGCTGCGGCTGGCCGCCGACGTCGGCGCCCCGGCCGCCTCCCGCGAGCTGGACCAACTGCTGGCCGTGGGCGAGGCGGAGTCGGCGGCGCTGATGGCCCTGACACTCGGCGCCATGGGCGTTCCCGCGGTCTCGCTGACCGGCGCGCAGGCGGGGATCCGCACCACCGACCGGCACGGCGACGCGCTCGTCTCCGGCATCGGTGCCGAGCGGGTACGGGCCGCGCTGGCCGGCGGGCGGGTGGCCGTGGTCACCGGGTTCCAGGGCGTCGACGGCGCGGGCGACGTCGCGACCCTGGGGCGCGGCGGCTCCGACACCACCGCCGTGGCGCTCGCGGCGCGGCTGCGCGCGGCCACGTGCGAGATCTACACCGACGTGGACGGCGTGTTCACCGCCGACCCCCGCGTGCTGCCCGCCGCCCGCTGCCTGCCGTGGGTCGACCCCGGCGTGATGGCGGAGATGGCGTTCGCGGGCGCCCGGGTCCTGCACACCCGCTGCATCGAGCTGGCCGCCATGGAAGGGGTCGAAGTGCGCGTGAGGAACGTGTCGTCGCAGGCACCGGGGACGACGGTCGCCGAGCGGCAGGACGACCGCCCGCTGGAGACCCGGCGGGCGGTCGTCGCGGTCACCCACGACACCGACGTCGCGCGGGTGCTCGTGCACTGCCGGGACAGCCGCCGCGACCTCGCGCCCGACGTCTTCGACGTGCTGGCCGCCCGCGGGACCGTGGTGGACCTGGTGGCCAGGTCGGGCCCGTACGAGAACGAGTTCCGGATGGGCTTCACGATCCGCCGCAGCGAGGCCGGCCGGGTGCGCGAGGCGCTCCACGAGGTCGCCGCCTCCTTCGGCGGCGGGGTGCACTTCGACATGGACGTCGGCAAGGTCTCCGTGGTCGGCATGGGTCTGCTCAGCCGGCCGGAGTACGCGGCCCGGCTGATGGCGGCGCTGGCCGCCGCCGGGATCCCGACGAGCTGGATCTCCACCTCGCAGACGCGGCTGTCCGTGATCGTGCCGCGGGAGCGCACCGCCGACGCCGTGGAGACCCTGCACCGCGCGTTCGACCTCGGCGGGCCGCCGCCGGACGGCGCCGCACCCGCGGCCTCCGGCCGCTCCGCCACCGTTTGA
- a CDS encoding aromatic prenyltransferase, which yields MSATAEMDELYSVIEHSARTLGVPCAPATVRPVLAAYADAFGHDATVVAFRVATSLRHAGELDCRFTTHPGQRDPYAAALAAGLTAPTDHPVGAVLAQLHGRCRVDSHGVDFGVVGGFKKVYAFFTPDDLQDVAKFADLPAMPPALAAHAGFLARHGLADRVGVVGVDYRHRTLNVYFNDVPPRLFEPEAITAVLRELGMATPSAHMLKLGREAFGLYVTLGWDSPRVERICYAVTTPDLAALPVRVDPETERFVRGVPAGDGDRKFVYGVAVAPGGEYYKLESHYRWKAGTMDFI from the coding sequence ATGTCCGCAACCGCCGAGATGGACGAGCTGTACTCGGTCATCGAGCACTCCGCCCGGACGCTCGGCGTACCGTGCGCGCCCGCGACGGTACGCCCGGTCCTCGCCGCGTACGCGGACGCCTTCGGGCACGACGCGACCGTCGTCGCCTTCCGCGTCGCGACCAGCCTGCGGCACGCCGGCGAACTCGACTGCCGCTTCACGACCCACCCCGGGCAGCGCGACCCGTACGCCGCCGCGCTCGCCGCCGGCCTCACCGCGCCCACGGACCACCCCGTGGGCGCCGTGCTCGCCCAACTGCACGGGCGCTGCCGGGTCGACAGCCACGGCGTCGACTTCGGCGTCGTCGGCGGCTTCAAGAAGGTCTACGCGTTCTTCACCCCCGACGATCTCCAGGACGTCGCGAAGTTCGCCGACCTGCCCGCCATGCCGCCCGCCCTGGCCGCGCACGCCGGCTTCCTCGCCCGCCACGGCCTCGCCGACCGCGTGGGCGTCGTCGGCGTCGACTACCGCCACCGCACCCTGAACGTGTACTTCAACGACGTGCCCCCGCGTCTCTTCGAGCCGGAGGCCATCACCGCGGTGCTCCGCGAGCTGGGCATGGCGACGCCGAGCGCGCACATGCTCAAGCTCGGCCGGGAGGCGTTCGGCCTGTACGTCACCCTCGGCTGGGACTCGCCGCGCGTCGAGCGGATCTGCTACGCCGTGACCACCCCGGACCTGGCCGCGCTGCCGGTCCGGGTGGACCCGGAGACCGAGCGGTTCGTGCGCGGCGTCCCGGCCGGCGACGGCGATCGCAAGTTCGTCTACGGCGTCGCCGTGGCGCCCGGGGGCGAGTACTACAAGCTGGAGTCGCACTACCGCTGGAAGGCCGGGACGATGGACTTCATCTGA
- a CDS encoding 3-dehydroquinate synthase II → MKLCWLDIRAADGAKEAIVEEAIHQRVDAIVAADPADLEPLPPTVKKVLFPLGRPLPEKLEPADLVIVDPARHGDPAALAHAHAGVEFGRYVEITDAASLDDACRAARHDRWSLLDFRDPTKIPLEIVLAAAAGAEGSIVTRVADVEEAEIVFGVLEHGSDGVMLAPRAPGEATELKAAAVTQAADLSLVELEITGIRRVGMGERACVDTCTNFRLDEGILVGSHSTGMILCCSETHPLPYMPTRPFRVNAGALHSYTLSAEGRTNYLSELSSGGKVLAVDSAGKTRVVTVGRVKIETRPLLAIDAVAPSGVTVNLIVQDDWHVRVLGPGGEVLNVTDLTPGTKVLGYLPVEQRHVGYPIDEFCIEK, encoded by the coding sequence GTGAAGCTGTGCTGGCTGGACATCCGTGCCGCCGACGGGGCCAAGGAGGCCATCGTCGAAGAAGCCATCCACCAGCGGGTCGACGCCATCGTGGCCGCCGACCCCGCCGACCTGGAGCCGCTGCCCCCGACGGTGAAGAAAGTGCTCTTCCCGCTCGGCAGGCCGCTGCCGGAGAAGCTGGAGCCCGCCGACCTCGTCATCGTCGATCCCGCCCGCCACGGCGACCCCGCCGCACTCGCCCACGCCCACGCCGGCGTGGAGTTCGGCCGCTACGTCGAGATCACCGACGCCGCCAGCCTGGACGACGCCTGCCGGGCCGCGCGCCACGACCGGTGGAGCCTGCTGGACTTCCGCGACCCCACGAAGATCCCGCTGGAGATCGTGCTCGCCGCCGCGGCCGGGGCCGAGGGCAGCATCGTCACCCGGGTCGCCGACGTGGAGGAGGCGGAGATCGTCTTCGGCGTCCTCGAACACGGCTCCGACGGCGTGATGCTCGCCCCGCGCGCGCCCGGCGAGGCCACCGAGCTGAAGGCCGCCGCGGTCACGCAGGCGGCGGACCTGTCGCTGGTGGAGCTGGAGATCACCGGCATCCGCCGGGTCGGCATGGGTGAGCGGGCGTGCGTGGACACCTGCACCAACTTCCGGCTGGACGAGGGCATCCTCGTCGGCTCGCACTCCACCGGCATGATTCTGTGCTGCAGCGAGACCCATCCGCTGCCGTACATGCCGACCCGCCCGTTCCGCGTCAACGCCGGCGCGCTGCACTCGTACACGCTCTCGGCCGAGGGCCGCACCAACTACCTCAGCGAGCTGTCCTCCGGCGGCAAGGTGCTCGCCGTGGACTCCGCGGGCAAGACCCGCGTGGTCACCGTGGGCCGGGTCAAGATCGAGACGCGGCCGCTGCTCGCCATCGACGCGGTCGCGCCGTCCGGGGTGACGGTCAACCTCATCGTGCAGGACGACTGGCACGTACGGGTCCTCGGGCCCGGCGGCGAGGTGCTCAATGTCACCGACCTGACCCCCGGCACGAAGGTGCTCGGGTACCTGCCCGTCGAGCAGCGGCACGTCGGCTACCCCATCGACGAGTTCTGCATCGAGAAGTGA
- a CDS encoding helix-turn-helix transcriptional regulator codes for MAPLVGREGTLSVLGGHLDAAARGAGGCVVVEGPLGIGRSRLLQATAREGAERGLTVVSGRAGANGGTPAGGGTPAHRGVAGGGGQPLPVHLLLNYLRRVLSADVDVDDLVRPDGNPFRLMDQVGELVEIAARRHPVVVLLDDVHLVDDLGGLALRGLVQSLAESPVLWLLTRRSVAARSLAQHAVDRLIDGAAVRLHLGALDNEAVAELCTGLLGAKPDSSVLDWAARCGGNPWLLASVFDALVTAGRVVFVDGTAAALGERLPDDVLGVVRGLLDELPAAVGRLLVAGAGVGAEFTAAQAAAALGGHGDAAGAPVAGVDEAVRTGLLQRHGEELAFAHGVIAEALRHPDFRRPEPAAAALPAAAPAPAGTAEAVRDGHREQPYPVPPEDSPAAPQRPGCGCTGLVAASVAALAERSDAAPRTLARALRLLAGAGRTAEAARLAEVAVRAGVDVPDVPDATADPARPVTRLPSPAAGRPDGTVAAHCEVCARPLWTWLVRALVAADAFEEATAVCDAVRQEAGRRGGPWAAGLWHGHRAELMAAAGRLEEARAEAGTALGLADRTPPEDLLPARLVLARISMHCGDLATASQQLRMAERPAGAAAAAAQPRLDWALAQFHAASGRAAMTVRSLLDAEQGAAPEPLLFAEAPTAAATLVRLAGQTGLGEEAAQAAGFARRLAAANPEVTSLAAGAAHADGVLHDDLDALRRAAELYRLAGRPLAAAGALEDAARGNGAGDGAARLLAAAADLYLECGAQRDTARVQRKLRRLGVPHARAALGTQKPKSGWESLTGAELRVVRAVVDGRTNREAAGELFLSPHTVDSHLRRVFAKLDINSRVELTKQFLAHEAAAPGGPAASRQLAAAGPEPRLSSVRE; via the coding sequence ATGGCACCACTCGTAGGGCGTGAGGGCACGCTGTCCGTGCTGGGCGGCCATCTGGACGCCGCGGCGCGGGGCGCCGGCGGCTGCGTCGTCGTCGAAGGGCCGCTGGGCATCGGCCGGAGCCGGCTGCTCCAGGCGACCGCGCGGGAGGGCGCGGAGCGCGGGCTGACGGTGGTGTCCGGGCGGGCCGGGGCGAATGGGGGCACTCCCGCCGGTGGGGGTACCCCCGCCCATAGGGGCGTAGCCGGTGGGGGAGGGCAGCCGCTGCCCGTGCACCTGTTACTGAACTACCTGCGGCGGGTGCTGTCCGCCGACGTGGACGTGGACGACCTGGTACGACCCGACGGCAACCCGTTCCGGCTGATGGACCAGGTCGGCGAGCTGGTGGAGATCGCGGCGCGCCGGCATCCGGTCGTCGTCCTGCTGGACGACGTGCACCTGGTGGACGACCTGGGCGGGCTCGCGCTGCGCGGGCTGGTGCAGTCGCTCGCGGAGTCGCCGGTGCTGTGGCTGCTGACGCGGCGGTCGGTGGCGGCGCGGTCGCTCGCGCAGCACGCCGTCGACCGGCTGATCGACGGAGCCGCGGTCCGGCTGCACCTCGGGGCGCTGGACAACGAGGCGGTGGCGGAGCTGTGCACGGGGCTGCTGGGCGCCAAGCCGGACTCCTCCGTGCTCGACTGGGCGGCCCGCTGCGGGGGCAACCCGTGGCTGCTGGCGAGCGTCTTCGACGCGCTGGTCACCGCGGGCCGGGTGGTGTTCGTGGACGGCACGGCGGCGGCGCTGGGCGAGCGGCTCCCCGACGACGTGCTCGGCGTCGTCCGGGGGCTGCTCGACGAGCTGCCGGCGGCGGTGGGGCGGCTGCTGGTGGCCGGCGCGGGCGTCGGCGCGGAGTTCACCGCCGCGCAGGCCGCGGCGGCGCTGGGCGGGCACGGGGACGCGGCGGGTGCTCCGGTGGCGGGCGTGGACGAGGCCGTACGGACCGGGCTGCTGCAACGGCACGGGGAGGAGCTGGCGTTCGCGCACGGGGTGATCGCGGAGGCGCTGCGGCACCCGGATTTCCGGCGGCCGGAGCCGGCCGCGGCGGCGCTCCCGGCGGCCGCCCCGGCGCCGGCCGGCACGGCGGAGGCCGTACGGGACGGGCACCGCGAACAGCCGTACCCCGTACCGCCGGAGGACTCCCCCGCCGCGCCGCAGCGCCCCGGGTGCGGCTGTACGGGCCTGGTGGCCGCATCGGTGGCGGCGCTGGCGGAGCGCTCGGACGCGGCGCCGCGCACCCTCGCGCGCGCCCTGCGGCTACTGGCCGGCGCGGGCCGCACCGCGGAGGCCGCGCGGCTCGCGGAGGTCGCCGTACGCGCCGGTGTCGACGTGCCCGACGTGCCCGACGCGACCGCGGACCCGGCGCGCCCGGTGACCCGACTCCCGAGTCCCGCCGCCGGGCGGCCGGACGGGACGGTCGCGGCGCACTGCGAGGTGTGCGCGCGCCCACTGTGGACCTGGCTGGTCCGCGCCCTCGTCGCCGCCGACGCCTTCGAGGAGGCGACCGCCGTCTGTGACGCCGTACGGCAGGAGGCCGGGCGGCGCGGCGGGCCGTGGGCCGCCGGCCTGTGGCACGGCCATCGCGCCGAACTGATGGCCGCCGCGGGGCGGCTGGAGGAGGCGCGCGCCGAGGCCGGGACGGCACTGGGCCTGGCCGACCGGACACCGCCGGAGGACCTGCTGCCCGCGCGGCTCGTACTGGCCCGCATCAGCATGCACTGCGGCGATCTCGCCACCGCCAGCCAGCAGTTGCGGATGGCGGAGCGGCCCGCGGGCGCCGCCGCGGCGGCCGCGCAGCCGCGGCTGGACTGGGCGCTGGCGCAGTTCCACGCGGCCAGCGGGCGGGCGGCGATGACGGTCCGCTCGCTGCTCGACGCCGAGCAGGGCGCCGCGCCGGAGCCGCTGCTGTTCGCGGAGGCGCCGACGGCCGCGGCGACGCTCGTACGGCTGGCCGGGCAGACGGGGCTCGGCGAAGAGGCCGCGCAGGCGGCCGGGTTCGCCCGGCGGCTGGCCGCGGCCAACCCGGAGGTGACCTCCCTGGCCGCCGGTGCCGCGCACGCGGACGGCGTGCTGCACGACGACCTGGACGCCCTCCGGCGCGCCGCCGAGCTGTACCGGCTCGCCGGCCGGCCGCTGGCGGCCGCCGGTGCGCTGGAGGACGCGGCCCGCGGGAACGGGGCCGGGGACGGCGCCGCGCGGCTCCTCGCGGCGGCGGCGGACCTGTATCTGGAGTGCGGCGCACAGCGCGACACGGCCCGGGTGCAGCGCAAGCTACGCCGCCTCGGCGTGCCGCACGCGCGCGCCGCGCTGGGCACGCAGAAGCCCAAGTCGGGGTGGGAGAGCCTGACGGGCGCGGAGCTGCGCGTGGTGCGGGCCGTCGTCGACGGCAGGACCAACAGGGAGGCGGCGGGCGAGCTGTTCCTCTCGCCGCACACCGTCGACAGCCATCTGCGGCGGGTCTTCGCCAAGCTCGACATCAACAGCCGGGTCGAGCTGACCAAGCAGTTCCTGGCGCACGAGGCGGCCGCGCCCGGGGGCCCGGCCGCCTCCCGTCAGCTCGCCGCCGCGGGCCCGGAGCCGCGCCTGTCGTCGGTGAGGGAGTAG